From Solidesulfovibrio carbinoliphilus subsp. oakridgensis, the proteins below share one genomic window:
- the hisD gene encoding histidinol dehydrogenase has protein sequence MPCPSFTVAGPEDFGPLRALLAGREEAADDAAEKVRRILTDVTQRGDEALVEFTSRFDCKTFEANCLRVSAEDIAAGRAAVPASDLAIIEEAAHNIRAFHAAQKEQSWWLPSADGTMLGQIVTPVDAAGCYVPGGRGGETPLISSLLMNAIPAQVAGVPRIAVVSPPREDGTLNPYILAAASILGLSELYRVGSAWAIAALAHGTATIPAVDVVVGPGNIYVTTAKRLLIGTIGIDMIAGPSEIAILADSTANPAWLAADMLSQAEHDPMAAAVCVSPDAALLVAVCKELEKQLADLPRNDIAASSLRRFGAVVAVPDLNVGMELINAIAPEHFELCVADPWSLVGKVRHAGAVFMGHHCPEPVGDYFAGPNHVLPTMGTARFSSALSVATFTKKTSLIAAAPSYVAAHGAKIARLARLENLEAHARSVECRFKA, from the coding sequence ATGCCCTGCCCCAGTTTCACCGTTGCCGGACCGGAAGATTTCGGTCCCCTGCGGGCGCTTCTCGCCGGCCGTGAGGAAGCGGCCGACGACGCCGCCGAAAAGGTCCGGCGCATCCTGACCGACGTGACCCAGCGCGGCGACGAGGCGCTGGTGGAATTCACCAGCCGCTTCGACTGCAAGACCTTTGAGGCCAACTGCCTGCGCGTCTCCGCCGAGGACATCGCCGCCGGCCGGGCCGCCGTGCCGGCAAGCGATCTCGCCATCATCGAAGAGGCGGCCCACAACATCCGGGCGTTCCACGCCGCCCAGAAAGAGCAGTCCTGGTGGCTGCCGTCGGCCGACGGCACCATGCTCGGCCAGATCGTCACCCCGGTGGACGCGGCCGGCTGCTACGTGCCGGGCGGCCGCGGCGGCGAGACGCCGCTTATTTCAAGCCTGCTCATGAATGCCATTCCGGCCCAGGTGGCCGGCGTGCCCCGCATCGCGGTGGTTTCCCCGCCGCGTGAGGACGGGACGCTCAATCCCTACATCCTGGCCGCCGCCTCGATCCTGGGCCTCTCCGAACTCTACCGGGTGGGCAGCGCCTGGGCCATCGCCGCCCTGGCCCACGGCACGGCCACCATCCCGGCCGTGGACGTGGTGGTCGGGCCGGGCAACATCTACGTGACCACGGCCAAACGACTCCTGATCGGCACCATCGGCATCGACATGATCGCCGGCCCCAGTGAAATCGCCATCCTGGCCGATTCCACGGCCAACCCGGCCTGGCTGGCCGCCGACATGCTGTCCCAGGCCGAGCACGACCCCATGGCCGCGGCTGTGTGCGTCTCACCGGACGCCGCCCTTCTGGTGGCCGTGTGCAAGGAGCTGGAAAAGCAGCTGGCCGACCTGCCCCGAAACGACATCGCGGCCTCGTCCCTGCGCCGGTTCGGCGCGGTGGTGGCCGTGCCCGACCTTAACGTCGGCATGGAGCTCATAAACGCCATCGCCCCGGAACACTTCGAACTGTGCGTGGCCGATCCCTGGTCCCTGGTCGGCAAGGTCCGCCATGCCGGCGCGGTCTTCATGGGCCACCACTGCCCCGAGCCCGTCGGCGACTATTTCGCCGGCCCGAACCACGTCCTGCCGACCATGGGCACGGCCCGGTTCTCCTCGGCCCTGTCCGTTGCCACCTTCACGAAAAAGACCAGCCTCATCGCCGCCGCCCCGTCCTATGTGGCCGCCCACGGGGCCAAGATCGCCCGGCTGGCCAGACTGGAAAATCTCGAAGCCCACGCGAGGAGCGTGGAATGCCGCTTCAAAGCCTAA
- a CDS encoding DUF2239 family protein, with protein sequence MERNQETGCTAFAGTACVAAGPLGAVVLQVKTAGHDGTGILLFDDATGRPIDVDWRGTPEEAAARIGPAPTPEVAAPRGPGRPKLGVVAREVTLLPRHWTWLSGQPGGASVALRKLVEQRMRETAGQDKARLAAEAAYRFMTAVAGDLPDYEEATRALFGGRGGDFAARIVDWPQDVRDYAVRLASPAFIEESGARRTEALAGK encoded by the coding sequence ATGGAACGCAACCAGGAAACGGGCTGCACGGCCTTTGCCGGCACAGCGTGCGTGGCGGCCGGGCCCCTTGGGGCGGTGGTTCTTCAAGTCAAAACGGCCGGGCACGACGGCACCGGCATCCTACTTTTTGACGATGCCACCGGCCGGCCCATCGATGTGGACTGGCGCGGCACGCCTGAAGAGGCTGCAGCCAGGATCGGACCGGCACCGACCCCGGAAGTTGCCGCCCCTCGGGGTCCCGGCCGGCCCAAGCTCGGCGTGGTGGCCCGGGAAGTGACGCTTTTGCCGCGCCACTGGACCTGGCTGTCCGGCCAGCCGGGCGGAGCCTCGGTGGCCCTTCGAAAGCTCGTGGAGCAAAGGATGCGGGAAACCGCCGGCCAGGATAAGGCCAGGCTCGCGGCCGAGGCGGCCTACCGGTTCATGACCGCCGTGGCCGGCGACCTGCCGGACTACGAAGAGGCGACCCGGGCCCTTTTTGGCGGCAGGGGCGGGGATTTTGCCGCTCGTATCGTGGACTGGCCCCAAGATGTGCGGGACTACGCCGTCCGGCTGGCCAGTCCGGCCTTTATCGAAGAGAGTGGGGCTCGGCGGACTGAAGCCCTGGCGGGGAAATAA
- a CDS encoding phosphoribosylaminoimidazolesuccinocarboxamide synthase, whose amino-acid sequence MPAVTETDIKAYPLRSRGKVRDIYELSPESLLIVTTDRISAYDVIMPDPIPQKGVILNQITLFWMDMFRDMIPNHLLATETGDFPAGLAPYADMLAGRAVVARKARPLPIECIVRGFITGSGLKDYRKTGTVCGHALPAGLVESDILPEPLFTPSTKAELGAHDENITLAKAKDLLGTELCAQVEATSLAMYAKARDYARERGIIIADTKFEFGLTDDGLILIDEVLTPDSSRFWPAAGYAPGKSQPSFDKQYLRDWLTSIGFSKQPPAPNLPADVVEKTREKYLKAYEVLTGKKLG is encoded by the coding sequence ATGCCTGCCGTGACCGAAACCGACATCAAGGCCTATCCCCTGCGTTCCCGGGGCAAGGTCCGCGACATCTACGAACTGTCCCCCGAAAGCCTTTTAATCGTCACCACGGACCGGATTTCGGCCTATGACGTCATCATGCCGGACCCGATTCCGCAAAAAGGCGTGATCCTCAATCAGATCACCCTTTTTTGGATGGACATGTTCAGGGACATGATCCCGAACCACCTGCTGGCGACCGAGACCGGGGACTTTCCCGCCGGGCTCGCCCCCTACGCGGACATGCTGGCCGGCCGGGCGGTGGTGGCCAGAAAAGCCAGGCCGCTGCCCATCGAGTGCATCGTGCGCGGGTTCATCACAGGGTCGGGCCTCAAGGACTACCGGAAAACGGGCACGGTCTGCGGCCACGCCCTGCCGGCCGGGCTGGTCGAATCCGACATCCTGCCCGAGCCCCTGTTCACGCCTTCGACCAAGGCGGAACTCGGGGCCCACGACGAGAACATCACGCTGGCCAAAGCCAAGGACCTGCTCGGAACGGAACTGTGCGCCCAGGTCGAGGCCACAAGCCTGGCCATGTACGCCAAAGCCCGGGACTACGCCCGGGAGCGCGGCATCATCATCGCGGATACCAAGTTCGAGTTCGGCCTGACCGACGACGGGCTGATCCTCATCGACGAGGTCCTGACCCCGGACTCCTCGCGCTTCTGGCCGGCCGCCGGCTACGCGCCCGGGAAATCCCAGCCGAGCTTCGACAAGCAGTACCTGCGCGACTGGCTGACCTCCATCGGCTTTTCCAAACAGCCCCCCGCGCCGAACCTGCCGGCCGACGTGGTGGAAAAGACCCGGGAAAAGTATTTAAAGGCCTACGAGGTCCTGACCGGGAAAAAATTGGGCTGA
- a CDS encoding MFS transporter: MDHASRHREGGGFRSRSRQSLGLLSRSFRHRNFRLFFAGQFISLVGTWMQSVAVSWMVYRLTGSSMALGVVGFVSYLPVFVFGLWGGYVADRGNKRTILVATQVAAMMQALALAALDFSGTATVWQVGGLAMVLGVINAVDMPTRQAFVVEMVGKEDLHNAIALNSSMFNSARVVGPALAGVLVAAVGEGWCFLGNGLSYLAVIAGLLLMRLPPAPSRADKPRMLSHVAEGLVYAWRDRPMRAILAGLCLISLFGASYMVLMPIFVDAVLGAGARGLGFIMAATGLGSVASALFLAVRQGSRGLGRLRVAAGLGFGAALILFALSRVFWLSLLLAPVLGFCMILFFAAANTMLQLRSPDALRGRVMALYSITLVGMAPFGSLFAGGVSSFLGAPLTVGLAGAICLVGVALLAINQPAAEADARPTADR, translated from the coding sequence ATGGATCATGCCTCACGTCACCGGGAAGGCGGCGGTTTTCGCAGCCGCTCCCGCCAGTCCCTGGGACTGCTGTCCCGATCGTTTCGCCACCGCAATTTCCGGCTCTTTTTCGCGGGCCAGTTCATTTCCCTGGTCGGCACCTGGATGCAGTCCGTGGCCGTGTCCTGGATGGTCTACCGGCTGACCGGATCGAGCATGGCCTTGGGGGTGGTCGGCTTCGTGAGCTACCTGCCGGTGTTCGTCTTCGGCCTTTGGGGCGGCTACGTGGCCGATCGCGGCAACAAGCGGACCATCCTGGTCGCCACCCAGGTCGCGGCCATGATGCAGGCCCTGGCCCTGGCCGCCCTGGATTTTTCCGGCACCGCCACGGTGTGGCAGGTGGGCGGGCTGGCCATGGTCCTTGGCGTCATCAACGCCGTGGACATGCCGACCCGGCAGGCCTTCGTGGTGGAGATGGTCGGCAAGGAAGACCTGCACAACGCCATTGCGCTCAATTCCTCCATGTTCAACAGCGCCCGGGTGGTCGGCCCGGCCCTGGCCGGCGTGCTGGTGGCGGCGGTGGGGGAGGGGTGGTGTTTTCTCGGCAACGGCCTCAGCTACCTCGCGGTCATCGCCGGGCTCTTGCTCATGCGCCTGCCGCCCGCGCCCTCCCGCGCGGACAAGCCGCGCATGCTGTCCCACGTGGCCGAGGGCCTGGTGTATGCCTGGCGGGACCGGCCCATGCGGGCGATTCTGGCCGGGCTTTGCCTCATAAGCCTTTTTGGCGCGTCCTACATGGTCCTCATGCCGATTTTCGTGGATGCGGTGCTCGGCGCCGGGGCCCGGGGGCTCGGGTTCATCATGGCCGCCACCGGCCTTGGCAGCGTGGCCTCGGCCCTTTTCCTGGCCGTCAGGCAAGGGAGCCGGGGACTTGGCCGACTGCGGGTGGCGGCCGGACTGGGATTTGGCGCGGCGCTCATCCTGTTTGCCCTCTCCCGGGTCTTCTGGCTGTCCCTGCTCCTGGCCCCGGTGCTCGGGTTCTGCATGATCCTTTTTTTCGCGGCCGCAAACACCATGCTCCAACTGCGAAGCCCGGACGCCCTGCGCGGCCGGGTGATGGCCCTGTATTCCATCACCCTGGTCGGCATGGCCCCCTTTGGCTCGCTCTTCGCGGGCGGCGTCTCGAGTTTTCTCGGCGCCCCCCTGACGGTCGGACTGGCCGGCGCCATCTGTCTCGTCGGGGTCGCCCTGCTCGCCATCAACCAGCCCGCGGCCGAAGCCGACGCCAGGCCAACGGCAGACCGTTAA
- a CDS encoding MarR family winged helix-turn-helix transcriptional regulator: MADKLDTCARELLDVMPLVMQDLRRTMRSHASPDLRVPELRSLAFLRHSPGSNLTDLAEHIGVSLPSMSKLVDTLAYRGFIDRQSDPDDRRRVRLRLTTDGLSVLSAAREAVKTAFAVKLARLDAGAIETVTTGLRLLRQLFDGSLEERGTPRETEAAGA, from the coding sequence ATGGCCGACAAGCTGGATACATGCGCCCGCGAACTCCTGGATGTCATGCCGCTCGTCATGCAGGATCTGCGGCGGACCATGCGCAGCCATGCCTCCCCGGACCTGCGCGTTCCGGAACTGCGAAGCCTGGCCTTCCTGCGGCACAGCCCTGGCTCGAACCTGACGGACCTGGCCGAACACATCGGCGTGTCCCTGCCCTCCATGTCCAAGCTCGTGGACACGCTGGCCTACCGGGGGTTTATCGACCGCCAGTCCGATCCCGACGACCGGCGGCGGGTGCGGCTGCGCCTGACCACGGATGGCCTGTCCGTGCTGTCCGCGGCCCGCGAGGCCGTGAAGACGGCTTTTGCCGTCAAGCTGGCCCGCCTGGACGCCGGAGCCATCGAGACCGTGACCACGGGCCTGCGGCTCCTGCGCCAGCTGTTCGACGGTTCCCTGGAAGAGCGTGGGACGCCGCGGGAGACCGAGGCGGCCGGGGCCTAG
- a CDS encoding aldo/keto reductase — MRTRELGKTSLFVSAVGFGGIPIIRLTFEEAGSVLRHAVDRGITFFDTANRYVDSEEKMGRAFAGIRDKVVIATKTGQRQASPAMEELELSLTRLGTDHIDLYQPHQVSKPEELDVLLGPGGAMETLAKAREQGKILHIGITSHSLEMARRLVATGLFSTIQFPYNIVETEAGAALFPEAKAAGMGILVMKPFAGGMLDDGDLALRFLRRDPDLLVIPGCDTVAQVDQAADLFEGETAWTEADEAKAQAYRDELGSRFCRRCEYCQPCPQGVRITYAMMYRVVAKRMSPAKAVAFAGETMETVRECIDCGECMTRCPYNLPIPEMLREHLEMYDGHRAAK; from the coding sequence ATGCGTACACGGGAACTGGGCAAAACGAGCCTGTTCGTCTCGGCCGTCGGCTTTGGCGGCATCCCCATCATCCGTCTGACGTTCGAGGAGGCGGGCAGCGTCCTTCGCCACGCCGTGGACCGGGGCATCACCTTCTTCGACACCGCCAACCGCTATGTGGACAGCGAGGAAAAGATGGGCCGGGCCTTTGCCGGCATCCGCGACAAGGTGGTCATCGCCACCAAGACCGGCCAGCGGCAGGCCAGCCCGGCCATGGAAGAATTGGAACTGAGCCTCACGCGCCTCGGCACGGACCATATCGACCTCTACCAGCCGCACCAGGTGTCCAAGCCCGAGGAGCTCGACGTGCTGCTCGGGCCCGGCGGGGCCATGGAAACGCTGGCCAAAGCCAGGGAGCAGGGCAAGATCCTTCATATCGGCATCACCTCCCACAGCCTGGAGATGGCCCGCAGGCTCGTGGCCACCGGGCTTTTTTCCACCATCCAGTTCCCCTACAACATCGTCGAGACCGAGGCCGGGGCGGCGCTTTTCCCCGAGGCCAAGGCGGCGGGCATGGGCATTCTGGTCATGAAGCCCTTTGCCGGCGGCATGCTCGACGACGGCGACCTGGCCCTGCGCTTTTTGCGCCGCGACCCCGATCTTCTCGTCATACCGGGCTGCGATACCGTGGCCCAGGTCGATCAGGCGGCCGACCTCTTCGAGGGGGAAACCGCCTGGACCGAGGCCGACGAGGCCAAGGCGCAGGCCTACCGCGACGAGCTCGGTTCGCGGTTTTGCCGGCGGTGCGAGTACTGCCAGCCCTGCCCCCAGGGCGTGCGCATCACCTATGCCATGATGTACCGGGTGGTGGCCAAGCGGATGTCCCCGGCCAAGGCGGTCGCCTTTGCCGGCGAGACCATGGAGACGGTGCGCGAATGCATCGACTGCGGGGAGTGCATGACCCGCTGTCCGTACAATCTGCCCATTCCGGAGATGCTGCGCGAACACCTGGAGATGTACGACGGGCACCGGGCCGCGAAGTGA
- a CDS encoding alkaline phosphatase family protein, whose amino-acid sequence MHSRKTFRKTLVLGIDGLDPGLTRRLMGQGHLPHLEKLSQKGVMSDLLTANPAQSPVAWTCLATGANPGVHGIFDFIVRDPATCLPRLSLTRTGPGGRPEPAYDAPTFFEVAARAGLPATAVRWPVTYPPAYAGVKVLSGLGAPDVMGRLGNYVQYIEEGRQAGGGRGRFETVRFADGRATVSVNGPVAVVAGKRTPARVALELLRGEGRLAYVVCGQTGRLEAGQWSPYLTLDFDLGQGRRVSGVTRLLPTSLDPLELYCGPIQVDPRNPSLPVASPAGYAAELAQALGGSYSTLGMPEETKGLTDGVVTDEAFLTFCEEVTREREAMLDHELHRFREGLLSVVFDTSDRIQHCFWRLHDPAHPLYDAAAAKRLGPVIENHLVRMDAVVGRAMEAAGDDTALFVCSDHGFCSYDRSVNLNAWLAEAGYLKLKPHDPVDPGELFRHVDWSATRAYALGFGSIYLNVAGRERNGMVAPGEASRALAEEIAGRLETLVDAGKPVVAAVHRKETLYKGPLTDQAPDLVVGYRPPYRVAWTSAIGGTGPGIFTDNRQKWSGDHCVDASFVPGTLFSNLPLAIGPAVPQTRLAATVCRALGLEPDGHMEPDLLSDHGPPA is encoded by the coding sequence ATGCATTCCCGAAAAACGTTCCGCAAAACCCTCGTCCTTGGCATCGACGGCCTGGACCCGGGCCTGACCCGCCGCCTGATGGGACAGGGGCACCTGCCGCACCTGGAGAAGCTTTCGCAAAAAGGCGTCATGTCCGATCTTTTGACCGCCAATCCGGCCCAGAGCCCGGTGGCCTGGACCTGCCTGGCCACCGGGGCCAATCCCGGCGTCCACGGGATATTCGATTTCATCGTGCGCGATCCGGCCACCTGCCTGCCCCGGCTGTCCCTGACCCGCACCGGCCCGGGCGGCCGTCCCGAGCCGGCCTACGACGCCCCGACCTTTTTCGAGGTGGCGGCCAGGGCCGGGCTTCCGGCCACGGCCGTGCGCTGGCCGGTCACCTATCCGCCGGCCTACGCCGGGGTGAAGGTCCTCTCCGGCCTTGGGGCCCCGGACGTCATGGGGCGGCTTGGCAACTACGTCCAGTATATCGAGGAAGGGCGGCAGGCCGGCGGCGGGCGGGGCCGATTCGAGACGGTCCGCTTTGCCGACGGCCGGGCCACCGTGTCCGTGAACGGGCCGGTGGCCGTGGTCGCGGGGAAACGGACGCCGGCCCGGGTCGCCTTGGAGCTATTGCGCGGTGAGGGCAGGCTGGCCTACGTGGTCTGCGGCCAGACGGGACGCCTCGAGGCCGGCCAGTGGTCGCCCTATCTGACCCTGGACTTCGATCTCGGCCAGGGGCGGCGGGTGTCCGGCGTCACCCGTCTCCTGCCGACGAGTCTCGATCCCCTCGAACTCTACTGCGGGCCGATCCAGGTCGATCCTCGGAACCCGAGCCTGCCGGTGGCCTCGCCCGCCGGCTATGCGGCCGAACTGGCCCAGGCCCTCGGCGGCTCCTATTCCACCCTTGGCATGCCCGAGGAGACCAAGGGCCTGACCGACGGCGTGGTCACGGACGAGGCCTTCCTGACTTTTTGCGAGGAGGTGACCCGGGAACGGGAGGCCATGCTCGACCACGAGCTGCACCGCTTCCGCGAGGGCCTGCTCTCCGTGGTTTTCGACACCTCCGACCGCATCCAGCACTGCTTCTGGCGGCTGCACGATCCGGCCCATCCCCTCTATGACGCGGCCGCGGCCAAGCGGCTCGGCCCGGTCATCGAGAACCATCTCGTCCGCATGGACGCCGTGGTCGGCCGGGCCATGGAGGCGGCCGGCGACGACACGGCCCTTTTCGTCTGTTCCGACCACGGCTTTTGCTCCTACGACCGGTCGGTCAATCTGAACGCCTGGCTGGCCGAGGCCGGGTATCTGAAACTCAAACCCCACGACCCGGTCGACCCGGGCGAACTCTTCCGCCATGTGGACTGGTCGGCCACCCGGGCCTATGCCCTGGGTTTCGGGTCCATCTACCTCAACGTCGCCGGCCGGGAGCGAAACGGCATGGTCGCCCCGGGCGAGGCCAGCCGGGCCCTGGCCGAGGAAATCGCCGGCCGCCTGGAAACCCTCGTCGATGCCGGCAAACCGGTGGTGGCCGCAGTGCACCGCAAAGAGACGCTCTACAAGGGACCGCTCACGGACCAGGCCCCGGATCTGGTCGTGGGGTATCGGCCGCCGTACCGCGTGGCCTGGACCTCGGCCATCGGCGGCACGGGCCCGGGCATCTTCACGGACAACCGCCAGAAATGGTCCGGCGACCACTGCGTGGACGCCTCCTTTGTGCCGGGCACGCTTTTTTCGAACCTGCCCCTGGCCATCGGACCGGCCGTGCCGCAGACGCGGCTGGCGGCCACGGTCTGCCGCGCGCTTGGCCTCGAACCGGATGGACACATGGAGCCGGACCTGCTGTCCGATCACGGCCCCCCTGCTTGA
- a CDS encoding CBS domain-containing protein, with the protein MSFPPKPPLLAAPVIVTGHANADFDCLAAIIAAGKLYPGATLIFPGSQEKNIRHFFIQSATYLFNFKNFKDIEPTSVHTLVLVDTRQRSRVPHIEPVFANTDLAIHCYDHHPDTDEDVAAALSVVKPWGSTTAILMERIMAEDLSLTTDEATILGLGIYEDTGSFTFASTTEHDLAAAAWLRARGMDVGVIADLMTRELSSDQITIMSQLIESAQTHDINGVEVVIAEATSDQYIGDFALLVHKFLDMENLRVLFAIGLMNDRVHLVARSRSPDVDVGRICASLGGGGHPYAASASIKNRTLTQVREELFGLLYSQVNPQILVRQLMSKPAVSIEETATMRRAEEIMTRYGLKALPVTAKGNRRCVGVIEHDIMDKAINHGLGDVPVAEYMIRDPAVVTAETDLYPVMEIILGRRQRLVPVVEDGRLSGVVTRTDLVNTLVKEPARIPESLLPERKRDRNIGGILRERLPKDILELLKKAGDLGREMGFAVYVVGGFVRDLLLKHPNYDVDLVVEGDGIAFAAAMAKAYGGRYKAHPKFKTAVIILPGDARVDVATARLEYYEYPAALPTVELSSIKMDLYRRDFTVNALAVHLLPDRFGELVDFFGAQRDIKERVLRVLHSLSFVEDPTRIVRAIRFSERFGFRIGGQTDRLIKNAVRHNFFHRLSGARVFHELRLILEEKNPLACLRRMQEYKLLAAVHPLLALTPARETVLMEVENVINWYRLLYIEPAPQNWLVYFLALCSGMDAEQFTVIAKRLNFSKRTAGEIASLRVQIRETAQGLFNWEYHKGPLSELYFLLEGLPIEGALFLMARNPREPLQKYVSQHLTSLRGKRVEVTGNDLKKLGVEPGPQYTGILRRILGAVIDGHAPCRSEQLEMARRLAAGQSIEPLLARKTTSERCVLPEPPETLAPAAAGEPGPPLVEASPGQHPAERDRGNGKTLHQKS; encoded by the coding sequence ATGAGTTTTCCGCCCAAGCCGCCGCTCCTGGCCGCGCCGGTCATCGTCACCGGCCATGCCAACGCCGATTTCGACTGTCTGGCCGCCATCATCGCCGCCGGCAAGCTCTATCCCGGCGCCACCCTCATCTTTCCGGGCAGCCAGGAAAAAAACATCCGGCATTTTTTCATCCAGAGCGCGACCTATCTTTTCAATTTCAAAAATTTCAAGGATATCGAGCCCACAAGCGTCCATACCCTGGTCCTGGTCGATACCCGCCAGCGGTCCCGGGTGCCGCATATCGAGCCGGTCTTTGCCAATACGGATCTTGCCATCCACTGCTACGACCACCACCCGGACACGGACGAGGACGTGGCCGCCGCCCTTTCGGTGGTCAAGCCCTGGGGCTCGACCACGGCCATTTTGATGGAACGGATCATGGCCGAGGACCTCTCCCTGACCACGGACGAGGCCACCATCCTCGGCCTTGGCATCTACGAGGATACGGGCTCGTTCACCTTCGCCTCGACCACGGAGCACGACCTGGCCGCCGCCGCCTGGCTGCGGGCCCGGGGCATGGACGTGGGCGTCATCGCCGACCTCATGACCCGGGAACTCTCTTCGGACCAGATCACCATCATGAGCCAGCTCATCGAGTCGGCCCAGACCCATGACATAAACGGCGTGGAAGTGGTTATCGCCGAAGCCACCTCGGACCAGTACATCGGCGATTTCGCCCTGCTCGTGCACAAGTTTCTGGACATGGAGAACCTGCGCGTCCTTTTCGCCATCGGGCTCATGAACGACCGGGTCCATCTGGTCGCCCGGTCCCGCAGCCCGGACGTGGACGTGGGCAGAATCTGCGCCTCGCTCGGCGGCGGCGGTCATCCCTACGCCGCCTCGGCCTCCATCAAGAACCGGACGCTCACCCAGGTGCGCGAGGAGCTTTTCGGCCTGCTCTACTCTCAGGTCAATCCGCAGATCCTGGTCCGCCAGCTCATGAGCAAGCCGGCCGTGTCCATCGAGGAGACGGCCACCATGCGCCGGGCCGAGGAGATCATGACCCGCTACGGCTTAAAAGCCCTGCCCGTGACGGCCAAGGGCAACCGCCGGTGCGTCGGGGTCATCGAGCACGACATCATGGACAAGGCCATCAACCACGGCCTTGGCGACGTGCCTGTGGCCGAATACATGATCCGCGACCCGGCCGTGGTCACGGCCGAAACCGACCTCTACCCGGTCATGGAGATCATCCTCGGCCGGCGGCAGCGGCTGGTGCCGGTGGTCGAGGACGGCAGGCTCTCGGGCGTGGTCACCCGCACCGACCTGGTCAATACGCTGGTCAAGGAGCCGGCCCGGATTCCGGAATCGCTTTTGCCCGAGCGCAAGCGTGATCGCAACATCGGGGGCATTCTTCGCGAACGCCTGCCCAAGGACATCCTGGAACTGCTCAAAAAGGCCGGGGACCTGGGCCGCGAAATGGGCTTTGCCGTGTATGTGGTCGGCGGATTCGTGCGGGATCTCCTCCTCAAGCACCCCAACTACGACGTGGACCTGGTGGTCGAGGGCGACGGCATCGCCTTTGCCGCGGCCATGGCCAAGGCCTACGGCGGCCGGTACAAGGCCCACCCCAAGTTCAAGACCGCGGTCATCATCCTGCCCGGCGACGCGCGCGTGGACGTGGCCACGGCCCGGCTCGAATACTACGAATACCCGGCCGCCCTGCCGACGGTGGAACTCTCCTCCATCAAGATGGACCTGTACCGCCGGGACTTCACGGTCAACGCCCTGGCCGTCCACCTCCTGCCCGACCGGTTCGGCGAGCTGGTGGATTTTTTCGGGGCCCAGCGCGACATCAAGGAGCGGGTGCTGCGGGTCCTGCACTCCCTGAGCTTCGTCGAGGACCCGACCCGCATCGTCCGGGCCATCCGCTTCAGCGAACGCTTCGGCTTCCGCATCGGCGGCCAGACCGACCGGCTGATCAAAAACGCCGTGCGCCACAACTTCTTCCACCGCCTCTCCGGGGCCCGGGTCTTCCACGAACTGCGGCTGATCCTGGAAGAAAAAAATCCGCTCGCCTGCCTGCGCCGCATGCAGGAATACAAGCTCCTGGCCGCCGTCCATCCGCTGCTGGCCTTGACGCCGGCCCGGGAGACGGTGCTCATGGAGGTGGAGAACGTCATTAACTGGTACCGGCTCCTCTACATCGAGCCCGCCCCCCAGAACTGGCTGGTCTATTTCCTGGCCCTGTGCTCGGGCATGGATGCGGAGCAGTTTACGGTCATTGCCAAGCGGCTCAATTTCTCCAAGCGCACGGCCGGGGAGATCGCGAGCCTTCGCGTCCAGATCCGGGAGACCGCCCAGGGGCTTTTCAACTGGGAGTACCACAAGGGGCCGCTCTCGGAGCTCTACTTTCTCCTCGAAGGCCTGCCCATCGAGGGAGCCCTCTTTCTCATGGCCAGAAACCCCCGGGAGCCGCTCCAGAAGTATGTGTCCCAACACCTGACGAGCCTGCGCGGCAAACGGGTGGAGGTGACGGGCAACGACCTCAAGAAGCTCGGCGTGGAGCCCGGCCCCCAGTACACCGGTATCCTGCGCCGGATCCTCGGCGCGGTCATCGACGGCCATGCCCCCTGCCGGTCCGAACAGCTGGAGATGGCCCGCCGGCTGGCCGCCGGACAATCCATCGAGCCGCTTCTGGCCCGCAAGACGACGAGCGAGCGGTGCGTCCTGCCCGAGCCGCCGGAGACGCTTGCCCCCGCTGCGGCCGGGGAACCGGGCCCGCCGTTGGTGGAGGCATCCCCGGGCCAGCATCCGGCCGAGCGCGACAGAGGAAACGGCAAAACGCTGCACCAGAAGTCATAG